TCGCCCTGGCCGCCTCCCCCGACCCCCTCGCCGCGGCCGCTGCGGCGGCCGGGTGGCCGTGGCTTGTCCCGCTGGTCCGCGCCGGCGCCGCCCTCGCCGCGCTGGGTTCCCTGCTGGCCCTGGTCCTCGGCGTCTCCCGCACCACCCTGGCCATGGCCCGCGACGGCCACCTGCCCCGCACCCTGGCCGCGGTCCACCCCCGCCACCGGGTGCCCCACCACGCCGAGGTCGCCGTCGGCGCCACCGTCGCGCTGCTGGTCTGCCTGGTGGACCTGCGCGGCGCCATCGGCTTCTCGTCCTTCGCGGTGCTCGCCTACTACGCCATCGCCAACGCCTCCGCCTGGACCCTGCGCCCCGACGAGGGCCGCCCGCCCCGCGCCGTGCCCGCTATCGGCCTGCTCGGCTGCCTCGTGCTGGCCGTCACCCTGCCCCTCGCCTCCGTCCTCGCCGGCGCGGCGGTCCTGGCCGCGGGCGCGCTGACCTGGCTGGTGCGGCGCGGGCTCGCGGGGCGGCCCTAGACCGGGCGGTGGTGGCCGCGCGGAGGACGGCCACCACCCCGGGGTTCATCCCCAGACCGGGAGCCACGCCTGCCAGCGGGCCTCCTCGCAGGAGTTGACGCGCTGGAACTCGCTCGTGACCCGGACCCCGAGGAGCAGGCCGGTCACCTTGGCGCGCTGCGAGCCGTAGACGCGGTCGTAGCAGTTCCGCGTCGGCGGCCCCGGTTTGACGGCGTCCGGGGACTTGCGGATCGCCTCGCAGGCCGCCCGGGGGTTCGGGTGGTCGCCGCCGTCCGGGGCGCAGGTCAGGTGGTACTCCCGGACGACGGCCCGGCCGAGCGGGTCGTGGACGGAGACGGTGAGGTCGGTGCCGGACGCCGAGGTGCCGGACGCCGAGGTGCCGGACGCCGAGGTGCCGGTCACGACGGGGGCGGTCACGACGGGGGCGGTCACGACGGGGGCGGTCACGACGGGGGCGGGGGCGGCGCCGAGGGTGGCCGCGACGGCCAGGGCGGGCAGCGCGCCACGGGTCAACCAGGTGGGGTGCACGTTCGTTGCCTCCAATTGATCTGCGTTGACCAAGCGGATTGCGGACGGCGGTGTGCGGCTCCAGTGAACCACCCGCGCACCCCGGCGTGCCGGCCTCACCCGGTGCCGAGCAGCCGCCCGTCCTCGGCGCCGTAGAACAGCAGGCGGCCGGGTGCGGCGCGCACGCTCACCGGCTCGCCGGGCGCGGGCTCCTCGTGCTCGGGCACGGTGAAGCCGACCGGCGTGCCGTCGGCGCACTCCAGGGTCACCAGCGACGACACGCCCAGGTTCTCCACGACCGCCACCCGGCCGGTCAGCCCGTCGTCGCCCCTGGTCAGGTACTCCGGGCGCACGCCGACCACCACGGGGGTGCCGTCGGCCAACCCGGGCAGGCCGGGCAGCGAGCCCCCGGCGCACTCGACGCGGCCGTCGCGGACCTCGGCGGTGAGCAGGTTCATCGGTGTCGAGCCGATGAAGTTGGCCACGAACGTGTCGGCGGGCCGTTGGAAGACCTCGCGCGGCGTGCCCACCTGCCGGATGCGGCCCGCCTCCATCACCGCCACCCGGTCGGCCAGCGCCAGGGCCTCGGCCTGGTCGTGGGTCACGAACACGGTGGTGAGGGCCAGCTCGCGCTGCAACCGCTTGAGGAACGTCCTGGCCTCCAACCGCAATCGGGCGTCCAAGTTGGACAACGGCTCGTCCAGCAGCAGCACGTCGGCACCCGCCGCCACGGCACGGCCCAGCGCCGCGCGTTGCTGCTGGCCGCCGGAGAGCTGGCCCGGCCTGCGGTCCAGCAGCCCGGACAGGCTCAACCCCCCGGCCACCTCGGCGGCGGCCTCCCGCTGCCGCGACCTGGGCGCGCGGCGCACGCGCAGCGGGTAGGCGATGTTCTCCGCCACGGTCATGTGCGGGAACAGCGCGTAGTCCTGGAACACCATCGCCACCCCGCGCTCACCCGGTTGCCGCCGGGTCACGTCGCGCGGGCCGATCGCCACCGCGCCCGCGGCGGGCACCTCCAGCCCGGCGATCGTGCGCAGCAGCGTGGTCTTGCCGCACCCCGACGGGCCGAGCAGGGCGAACAGCTCGCCGTCCGCGACGTGCAGGTCCAACGCGTCCACCGCGCGGACCCCGTTCGGGTACACGGTCGACACGCCGGCTATGTCGATGGCCGCCATCAGCTCTTGATGCCTCCGTGGAACCGGAACCCGTAGCGCTTGTCGACCACCAGGTACAGCACGACCACCGGCACCGAGTACAGCAGCGAGAACACCGGGATGACGCTCAGGTCGGCGCTGCCGCCCTCGTCCTGCAACGTGCGCATCAGCACCGCCGCCGGTTGCGCGCCGACGTCGCGCAGCAGCAGGAACGGCAGCAGGAAGTTGCCCCACGCGTTGACGAACGACCACACCAGGATCGTGGCCAGGCCCGGCCGCGCGATCGGCAGCACCACGTGCCCCAGCACCTGCCGCGGCTTGGCGCCGAAGACGCGGGCGGACTCCTCGTAGGAGCGCGGCACGGAGTCCACGAAGTCCTTGAGGATGAAGATCGCGGCGGGCAGCATCCCGCCGGCGATCACCAGGGCGGTGCCGAACCGGGAGTCGACGAGCCCGAGCTGGAGCATCATCACGAAGATGGGCACCATGGCCGCCGTGCCCGTCACCACGCTGGACAGCAGCAGCAGCACGTACAGCAGCACGTCGCGGCCGGGGATGCGCACGCGGGACAGCGCGTAGGCGGCCAGCGCGGCGCACGCCGTGGTCACCGCGGTCGCGACCAGGCACAGCACCAGCGAGTTGAGCAGCGACCTCAGCGCGTAAGGGTGCCGGAAGGTGGCCCGCACGTTCGACAGCG
This portion of the Saccharothrix syringae genome encodes:
- a CDS encoding SSI family serine proteinase inhibitor, with protein sequence MEATNVHPTWLTRGALPALAVAATLGAAPAPVVTAPVVTAPVVTAPVVTGTSASGTSASGTSASGTDLTVSVHDPLGRAVVREYHLTCAPDGGDHPNPRAACEAIRKSPDAVKPGPPTRNCYDRVYGSQRAKVTGLLLGVRVTSEFQRVNSCEEARWQAWLPVWG
- a CDS encoding carbohydrate ABC transporter permease; the protein is MTPAWAVRRIGCYVLVAVVLAFFAVPMLWLASAPFDARPGLGIRWPEWTLSNVRATFRHPYALRSLLNSLVLCLVATAVTTACAALAAYALSRVRIPGRDVLLYVLLLLSSVVTGTAAMVPIFVMMLQLGLVDSRFGTALVIAGGMLPAAIFILKDFVDSVPRSYEESARVFGAKPRQVLGHVVLPIARPGLATILVWSFVNAWGNFLLPFLLLRDVGAQPAAVLMRTLQDEGGSADLSVIPVFSLLYSVPVVVLYLVVDKRYGFRFHGGIKS
- a CDS encoding ABC transporter ATP-binding protein, whose amino-acid sequence is MAAIDIAGVSTVYPNGVRAVDALDLHVADGELFALLGPSGCGKTTLLRTIAGLEVPAAGAVAIGPRDVTRRQPGERGVAMVFQDYALFPHMTVAENIAYPLRVRRAPRSRQREAAAEVAGGLSLSGLLDRRPGQLSGGQQQRAALGRAVAAGADVLLLDEPLSNLDARLRLEARTFLKRLQRELALTTVFVTHDQAEALALADRVAVMEAGRIRQVGTPREVFQRPADTFVANFIGSTPMNLLTAEVRDGRVECAGGSLPGLPGLADGTPVVVGVRPEYLTRGDDGLTGRVAVVENLGVSSLVTLECADGTPVGFTVPEHEEPAPGEPVSVRAAPGRLLFYGAEDGRLLGTG